The following are encoded together in the Synchiropus splendidus isolate RoL2022-P1 chromosome 7, RoL_Sspl_1.0, whole genome shotgun sequence genome:
- the wdr31 gene encoding WD repeat-containing protein 31 isoform X1, whose protein sequence is MTEEFWNQGTSQGKKGEDTFDSHVIQYEPAHQGSVNAVTTLSPDLCVSGGADQAVVVYDWKQGRLCQYFQSHNREVTKVLCYPGSTWVFSASRDKTVLMWDINQGDEPIQDFCGHELVVNGIAISPDGRKLCTGSRDNWMCLWDIESSKCEQRHNISRNLVTHVCWVPGSSSLVQSSEDKTIRVWDSRMWQVTNTFPAKQYIQTYCDVSSNGNYLLSSSNGFGGQGCEATLWDLRQPGCKLVEYRGHLQTTACCVFLPTSPGGTTQVATSSHDASIKVWDQNSAVCLGTLPLDGAGPLVSLAPSDSSNLLCASFNTGIHHIQLGQGSNQSSGAGPDGAEGLEMRVVSRF, encoded by the exons gaCTTCTCAGGGAAAGAAGGGAGAGGACACTTTTGACAGCCATGTCATTCAATATGAACCCGCCCATCAGGGATCCGTCAACGCCGTCACCACTCTCAGTCCAGACCTGTGTGTATCTGGCGGTGCTGACCAG GCTGTGGTGGTGTACGACTGGAAACAAGGTCGACTTTGTCAGTACTTCCAGAGTCACAACAGGGAAGTTACCAAG GTGTTGTGCTATCCAGGCAGCACATGGGTTTTTAGTGCCTCACGCGACAAGACCGTCCTGATGTGGGACATTAATCAGGGGGACGAACCGATACAGGACTTCTGTGGGCACGAGCTGGTGGTGAATGGAATTGCTATCAGTCCAG ATGGCCGAAAACTTTGCACCGGCTCCCGTGACAACTGGATGTGTTTGTGGGATATCGAATCTTCAAAATGCGAACAGAGACACAACATTTCCAGAAACCTG GTGACTCATGTCTGTTGGGTGCCAGGCAGCTCTTCCTTGGTGCAGTCCTCTGAAGATAAGACGATCAG AGTGTGGGACAGTCGCATGTGGCAGGTCACCAACACCTTCCCAGCCAAGCAGTACATTCAGACGTACTGCGACGTCTCCTCAAATGGAAACTATTTGTTGTCAAGTAGCAATGGATTTGGAGGCCAGGGCTGTGAAGCTACA CTCTGGGACCTGCGTCAGCCCGGTTGCAAGCTGGTGGAATACAGAGGTCATCTCCAGACCACTGCGTGTTGTGTGTTTCTGCCGACATCTCCAGGTGGGACGACTCAGGTAGCAACGTCGTCACATGACGCTTCCATCAAGGTCTGGGACCAGAACTCTGCAG TCTGTTTGGGGACTTTACCTTTGGACGGGGCTGGGCCCCTGGTTTCTTTGGCTCCCAGCGATTCCTCCAATCTGCTGTGCGCCAGCTTTAACACTGGGATCCATCATATACAGCTAGGTCAGGGTTCAAACCAAAGTTCTGGGGCTGGTCCAGATGGAGCTGAAGGACTGGAAATGAGAGTGGTTTCACGTTTCTAA
- the wdr31 gene encoding WD repeat-containing protein 31 isoform X3 codes for MTSQGKKGEDTFDSHVIQYEPAHQGSVNAVTTLSPDLCVSGGADQAVVVYDWKQGRLCQYFQSHNREVTKVLCYPGSTWVFSASRDKTVLMWDINQGDEPIQDFCGHELVVNGIAISPDGRKLCTGSRDNWMCLWDIESSKCEQRHNISRNLVTHVCWVPGSSSLVQSSEDKTIRVWDSRMWQVTNTFPAKQYIQTYCDVSSNGNYLLSSSNGFGGQGCEATLWDLRQPGCKLVEYRGHLQTTACCVFLPTSPGGTTQVATSSHDASIKVWDQNSAVCLGTLPLDGAGPLVSLAPSDSSNLLCASFNTGIHHIQLGQGSNQSSGAGPDGAEGLEMRVVSRF; via the exons AT gaCTTCTCAGGGAAAGAAGGGAGAGGACACTTTTGACAGCCATGTCATTCAATATGAACCCGCCCATCAGGGATCCGTCAACGCCGTCACCACTCTCAGTCCAGACCTGTGTGTATCTGGCGGTGCTGACCAG GCTGTGGTGGTGTACGACTGGAAACAAGGTCGACTTTGTCAGTACTTCCAGAGTCACAACAGGGAAGTTACCAAG GTGTTGTGCTATCCAGGCAGCACATGGGTTTTTAGTGCCTCACGCGACAAGACCGTCCTGATGTGGGACATTAATCAGGGGGACGAACCGATACAGGACTTCTGTGGGCACGAGCTGGTGGTGAATGGAATTGCTATCAGTCCAG ATGGCCGAAAACTTTGCACCGGCTCCCGTGACAACTGGATGTGTTTGTGGGATATCGAATCTTCAAAATGCGAACAGAGACACAACATTTCCAGAAACCTG GTGACTCATGTCTGTTGGGTGCCAGGCAGCTCTTCCTTGGTGCAGTCCTCTGAAGATAAGACGATCAG AGTGTGGGACAGTCGCATGTGGCAGGTCACCAACACCTTCCCAGCCAAGCAGTACATTCAGACGTACTGCGACGTCTCCTCAAATGGAAACTATTTGTTGTCAAGTAGCAATGGATTTGGAGGCCAGGGCTGTGAAGCTACA CTCTGGGACCTGCGTCAGCCCGGTTGCAAGCTGGTGGAATACAGAGGTCATCTCCAGACCACTGCGTGTTGTGTGTTTCTGCCGACATCTCCAGGTGGGACGACTCAGGTAGCAACGTCGTCACATGACGCTTCCATCAAGGTCTGGGACCAGAACTCTGCAG TCTGTTTGGGGACTTTACCTTTGGACGGGGCTGGGCCCCTGGTTTCTTTGGCTCCCAGCGATTCCTCCAATCTGCTGTGCGCCAGCTTTAACACTGGGATCCATCATATACAGCTAGGTCAGGGTTCAAACCAAAGTTCTGGGGCTGGTCCAGATGGAGCTGAAGGACTGGAAATGAGAGTGGTTTCACGTTTCTAA
- the wdr31 gene encoding WD repeat-containing protein 31 isoform X2 yields MGKLQSKFRKRSELYRTSQGKKGEDTFDSHVIQYEPAHQGSVNAVTTLSPDLCVSGGADQAVVVYDWKQGRLCQYFQSHNREVTKVLCYPGSTWVFSASRDKTVLMWDINQGDEPIQDFCGHELVVNGIAISPDGRKLCTGSRDNWMCLWDIESSKCEQRHNISRNLVTHVCWVPGSSSLVQSSEDKTIRVWDSRMWQVTNTFPAKQYIQTYCDVSSNGNYLLSSSNGFGGQGCEATLWDLRQPGCKLVEYRGHLQTTACCVFLPTSPGGTTQVATSSHDASIKVWDQNSAVCLGTLPLDGAGPLVSLAPSDSSNLLCASFNTGIHHIQLGQGSNQSSGAGPDGAEGLEMRVVSRF; encoded by the exons ATGGGGAAACTGCAGAGCAAGTTTCGCAAGAGGTCAGAGCTCTACAG gaCTTCTCAGGGAAAGAAGGGAGAGGACACTTTTGACAGCCATGTCATTCAATATGAACCCGCCCATCAGGGATCCGTCAACGCCGTCACCACTCTCAGTCCAGACCTGTGTGTATCTGGCGGTGCTGACCAG GCTGTGGTGGTGTACGACTGGAAACAAGGTCGACTTTGTCAGTACTTCCAGAGTCACAACAGGGAAGTTACCAAG GTGTTGTGCTATCCAGGCAGCACATGGGTTTTTAGTGCCTCACGCGACAAGACCGTCCTGATGTGGGACATTAATCAGGGGGACGAACCGATACAGGACTTCTGTGGGCACGAGCTGGTGGTGAATGGAATTGCTATCAGTCCAG ATGGCCGAAAACTTTGCACCGGCTCCCGTGACAACTGGATGTGTTTGTGGGATATCGAATCTTCAAAATGCGAACAGAGACACAACATTTCCAGAAACCTG GTGACTCATGTCTGTTGGGTGCCAGGCAGCTCTTCCTTGGTGCAGTCCTCTGAAGATAAGACGATCAG AGTGTGGGACAGTCGCATGTGGCAGGTCACCAACACCTTCCCAGCCAAGCAGTACATTCAGACGTACTGCGACGTCTCCTCAAATGGAAACTATTTGTTGTCAAGTAGCAATGGATTTGGAGGCCAGGGCTGTGAAGCTACA CTCTGGGACCTGCGTCAGCCCGGTTGCAAGCTGGTGGAATACAGAGGTCATCTCCAGACCACTGCGTGTTGTGTGTTTCTGCCGACATCTCCAGGTGGGACGACTCAGGTAGCAACGTCGTCACATGACGCTTCCATCAAGGTCTGGGACCAGAACTCTGCAG TCTGTTTGGGGACTTTACCTTTGGACGGGGCTGGGCCCCTGGTTTCTTTGGCTCCCAGCGATTCCTCCAATCTGCTGTGCGCCAGCTTTAACACTGGGATCCATCATATACAGCTAGGTCAGGGTTCAAACCAAAGTTCTGGGGCTGGTCCAGATGGAGCTGAAGGACTGGAAATGAGAGTGGTTTCACGTTTCTAA